Part of the Tolypothrix sp. PCC 7910 genome, CATTTACCATACCTACTGCTCCCTCGACAATCTGCCGGCGTGCATCGATTAAAGCTTTTGCTTGTTGTCGTCGTAGCATCATTTGCGCGATTTCTGGTGCATAAGCAAGGTGAGAGAGTCTGGCTTCAATCACTTCCACACCTGTAACTTCTAGCCTGGCTTGGAGTTCTTTTTGCAAAGCCTGAGCAATTTCATCGGGGATTCCCCGCAGCGATGGTGTGGCTGTGTCATCTGTGCTGTCATAAGGATAGCGAATCGCTAACGCCCGGATGGCAGTTTCACTTTGAATCGCTACAAATTCTTCATAGTCATCCACTGCAAACTTAGATTTAGCGGAATCAAAAACCTGCCAGACGACAACCGCAGCAATTTCAATGGGGCTACCTTCGGCATCGTTGACTTTAATAATTTTGCTATTGAAGTTGCGTACCCGCAAGGAAATTTTTTTCTTGCTAGCAAAGGGATTTGTCCACCAAAAACCTGATTCGCGAACCGTTCCCATATATTTGCCAAATAACACCAAAACTACCGCTTGGTTCGGCTCAACGCTAAAGAATCCTGATATTGATGGAATGACAACTGCAATTAATACCGCCGCTAAGGGAGCCAGAAATTCTGCGGCGCTATCTTCACCAATAAAGTCAGTAACTTTCAAACCTCTTGCCAGTAAAGCTTCTAGCCCCTGTACCCTAGACCAAAGATACCA contains:
- a CDS encoding SPFH domain-containing protein codes for the protein MEPKIKEFPAFKVNGFIMLAVVIAIALLGGWYLWSRVQGLEALLARGLKVTDFIGEDSAAEFLAPLAAVLIAVVIPSISGFFSVEPNQAVVLVLFGKYMGTVRESGFWWTNPFASKKKISLRVRNFNSKIIKVNDAEGSPIEIAAVVVWQVFDSAKSKFAVDDYEEFVAIQSETAIRALAIRYPYDSTDDTATPSLRGIPDEIAQALQKELQARLEVTGVEVIEARLSHLAYAPEIAQMMLRRQQAKALIDARRQIVEGAVGMVNEALNRLSQEQMLELDDERKASMINNLLVVLTSEQTAQPVINTGTLYN